In one Juglans regia cultivar Chandler chromosome 11, Walnut 2.0, whole genome shotgun sequence genomic region, the following are encoded:
- the LOC108979133 gene encoding uncharacterized protein LOC108979133, with protein MKKNDGSSYPESKPVDLLHQFEHILEADPLIDEVGFIHPSQFAKLTEEAGDATDIPSSECPSFWNRDHKFGVSTLVLLPLYNAAKLAFMAAIGEYKRLGPDVVVSDDGLESEVMKHSRALLLLSPDFGTAWNSRKLIVSKKQDLSIFMDELLLSELVLSYSPKSDHAWSHRRWVIKSVTGKCSTLQEILRKESELVEKIAERSKMNYRAWNHRCWLVSYMTRERVLHELKKSKNWAGLHVADNCCFHYRRRLMLRIFEDSSCKQENASAGYAIEIYELWKEELHWNETLIKHYIGREALWLHRRFLSLCWMKQFVTHVNDVSCNNEQKISISNDFGFFIGNELQLHHSCSSVPNNDFEDFKAQATFSASYMLWLTKQSSEFLSQHQEKLTAGNLKTLLSKVCPERSSLWDSLMETSDQFGKK; from the exons atgaaaaaaaatgatggatcatCATATCCGGAATCAAAACCCGTTGATCTATTGCACCAATTCGAACACATACTCGAGGCTGACCCTCTTAT TGATGAAGTGGGTTTTATACATCCGTCCCAATTTGCAAAGCTAACCGAAGAGGCGGGCGATGCTACTGATATTCCCTCTTCAGAATGTCCAAGCTTCTGGAACAGAGATCACAAGTTCGGTGTCTCGACGCTGGTTCTTCTTCCGTTGTACAATGCGGCTAAGCTTGCGTTTATGGCCGCAATAGGAGAGTATAAGAGACTCGGTCCCGATGTCGTCGTATCTGATGACGGACTGGAGAGTGAAGTGATGAAGCATAGTAGGGCCCTCTTATTGCTCAGCCCCGATTTCGGCACTGCCTGGAAttccag GAAGCTAATAGTGTCTAAGAAGCAGGACCTCTCAATATTTATGGATGAACTTCTGTTGTCAGAACTTGTTCTTTCTTATTCACCCAAAAGTGATCATGCTTGGAGCCATAG GCGTTGGGTGATCAAGTCAGTCACTGGAAAGTGCTCAACTCTACAAGAGATTTTGAGGAAAGAATCTGAGCTGGTGGAAAAAATAGCTGAG AGATCAAAAATGAACTACCGTGCATGGAATCACCGATGCTGGCTTGTTTCCTACATGACCAGAGAACGG GTGCTGCATGAGCTAAAGAAATCCAAAAATTGGGCGGGGTTGCACGTTGCTGATAATTGTTGCTTTCATTATCGCAGA CGGCTAATGCTCAGAATTTTTGAGGACTCATCCTGCAAACAAGAAAATGCATCTGCTGGTTATGCAATTGAAATTTATGAACTATGGAAG GAGGAGCTCCATTGGAATGAAACATTGATAAAGCATTACATAGGAAGAGAG GCATTATGGCTTCATCGCCGCTTCCTTTCTTTGTGTTGGATGAAGCAGTTTGTCACTCATGTCAACGATGTATCCTGCAATAATGAGCAAAAAATCAGCATCAGTAATGACTTTGGTTTCTTTATCGGTAATGAGTTGCAACTCCACCACTCCTGCTCGAGCGTTCCAAATAATGACTTCGAGGATTTCAAAGCACAAGCCACATTTTCTGCTAGTTACATGTTATGGTTGACAAAG CAAAGCTCTGAGTTTTTGTCTCAACACCAAGAGAAGCTTACGGCAGGAAATCTGAAGACACTGCTAAGTAAGGTCTGCCCGGAAAGGTCATCCCTTTGGGATTCTTTGATGGAAACGTCTGACCAATTTGGGAAAAAGTAA